The Polyangium mundeleinium genome contains the following window.
AGATCTCGACGCCCATGCGCAACGCCTCGTCGAACGAGACCGCGCCGTAGGGCACGATCATGAACTCCTGCACTTCGAGGCCGTTGTCGGCGTGCACGCCACCGTTCAGGATGTTCATGAGCGGCGTCGGCAGGACACGCGCGGCGGCGCCGCCGAGGTATCGCCAGAGCGGCAGATCCACGGTGTCGGCGGCGGCGCGCGCCACGGCCATCGAGACGCCGAGGATCGCGTTCGCGCCGAGCTTGCCCTTGTTCGGGCTGCCGTCGGCTTCGATGAGGACCTTGTCGACGGCGGACTGATCGAGCGCGTCCATGCCCACGACGGCGGGGCCGAGGACGGTCTCCACGTTGCGCACCGCCTTCGAGACGCCCTTGCCCAGGTACCGCTTCTTGTCGCCGTCGCGCAGCTCGACGGCCTCGTACGCGCCCGTCGACGCCCCGCTCGGGACCGCCGCGCGGCCCAGGCCGTTGGTCGTCCTGACCTCGACCTCCACGGTGGGGTTGCCACGGGAATCGAGGATCTCACGGGCCATCACGCTTTGAATCTCGGACATGAGGAACGCTCCTTCGGCAGAGGGCCGGGAGCATATGCGTGGTGGGCGCCGCCGAACAGAGCTCGATCACGACAGAAGTCTTCCTCCTCGGGGCGCGACTCGCGTTATGCTCCCCGGCCGCGTGGAACGTTCGATCGGCGTGTATGGCGAGGAGCTGCTCCTCTGGATTTGCGCGGTACGCCAGTCCCCGAGGCGTCCGCCCGCGGAGCACCTGCTCCAGCAGGCAAACTCCTTGATGAACGAGCTGAAAAGCTCGAAGGCCTCCGACGAGCTGCCCGTCGTCTCGTCCGACGATGGACAGTTCGCCATCGCCGCGATCATCGACGAGATCGCGATGAGCCTGCCGGACCTGCGCCCCCTCTGGTCGCAATACTCGCTGCAGGCCACGCGCTGGCACACGACGAACGCGGGCGTCGAGTTCTACCAGCGCCTCGATCGCGTGAAGGAAGGCCCGAAGAGCGTGCTCGCCACGTACTACGTCGTGCTCGGCCTCGGCTTCCTCGGCAGGTTTGGATTGCCCGGCCAGGTGCAGTACGGCGCGACGCAGACGCGCATCGACGTCGCGCGGATCCTCGGCGTCGACCCGGATCGCGACTGGCACGCGGGCGCGCTGCGGCCCGTGCGCGAGGAGACGGTGCGCCCGATCGACCACCAGAACCCCTGGTGGAAATCGCTTTGGATGGGCCGCGGGATCGGGATCTTCTTCGTGGTCGTGGGCTTGATCCTGATCATCGTCTCTGCCGTCGGGGGCAAGTGATGGCGAACGTGATCGGCCCGTTCACCCAGGAGATCGACGCGCTGCTCGCGACGATCGGGCAGAAGCACCCGGGCAAGAAGCCGCCCTACCAGGTGCCGATCTACCTCGTCGTCGGGGATCCGGGGACGGGGCGATCGACGGCGATCCGCTCGCAGTTCCTCTCGTGGTCCGGCGGCGACGGGCCCTTGCCGCCCGCGTCCTCGACGCCGTTCTGCACGTACTGGATGGCCGAGGAGTGCGTGTTCATCGAGCCCGAAGGCCACGTCATGGGCCCGCGTCGCGATCCGGCTCTGCTCCAGGCGCTCTGCGAGGAGCTCTTGCGCAAGCGGCCACGTGAGCCGCTCGACGCGCTGCTCCTTGTGCTCAACGTCGCGGCCTTCGCCGACCTCGACGAGGCCGGCGTGCAGGCGTACGCGAAGAACTACCGCGACGTGCTCGTGGAGATCGGCCGGCACCTCGGCGGCGACGTGCCCACGTACGTGATCCTCACGCGCTTCGACACGGTGTGGGGTTTCGCCGACGTGTTCCAGTGGACGGCCGAGCGCAAGCGCGAGGATCCGTGGGGCTTCACGCTGCACCAGGAGGTCGCGCCGCAGGACGCATTGCCGAAGATCCGCGAGGAGATCGACGGGCTCGCCGCGCGCTTCGAGATGTTCTGCTTCGCCAAGCTCTCGGGGGAGGAGCACGTCGAGACGCGCATCCGCGCCTACCAGCACCTCGTGGAGGTGCGCGAACTGCTCGATCGGCTCCGCATCCTCTTCGGCGTGCTCGCGATGCCGAACGCCTACGAGCGTGTGCCGTGGTTCCGCGCGATGGCCATCGGCAGCGCGGTGCCCGGCGTCGGCGACCGGCAACGCGCGGGCGTGGCGCGGTTCCAGAGCATGGGCCTCTACCCGGCCTCGATGCCCCAGGGCATGCGGCCGGGCGGGCTGCCGATCCACGCGCTCGTCAAGACGGTCACGCTGCCCGAGAAGGACCTCGTGCCGCTGCGCGTGCGCTGGCGGGACGACCTCGCGACCTTGATCCTCGCCGGCTCCGCGATCCTCGTGTGGATCGCCGCGATCATCGTCGCGGGCGTCAACCGCTAGAACATCGATCGGTTAGCAACCGCTTGATGTTCTAGCTCTCTTGTCCCGAAGGGGACGCCTCGCGTCCCCCTCTCGTCCGGGCAAAGCCTGGACGATTCACCCCCTGAGGGAAGCTCGCTTCGCGATCTTCCGAGCATCGAACCGGTCGATGCTCTAGCGCCCGCGGGCGAGCTCGATCTCCATCGTGATCCACGCGTCGAGGTCGGGCTCGGGCTTGAAGAGGCCGAGGTCGAACTCGCGCCCGTTGATCAGGATGAACGGCGTGCCCATCAGGCCGGCTCGATCCGCGTCGGCCTTGTCCCGCTCGATCGTCTTCGTCGCCGCCTCGGATGGCATGTCCGCGCGCAGCTTGCCCATGTCGAGCCCGAGCCCCTCGGCGATCTCGCCGATCATGGCATCGCCGAGTTTGTCCTGGTTCTCGAAGAGCGCGTGCTCCATCTCCCAGTAGCGCCCTTGCCGCTGGGCGGCGTAGGCGGCGCGGGCCGCGACCTCCGCATGGGTGTGCCTCGGCAGCGGGTAGAACTTGTGCACGAGGCGCACGTCGTCCTCGTGCTCTGCGGCGACGCGCTCGACGATCGGCACGATCCGGCGGCACGCGGGGCACTGGAAGTCCGACCAGACCATGATCGTGACGGGCGCGGACGCCGAGCCCTTCATCGGTGAGCCGGCGACGTCGACCGTGGTCACCTTGCTCCCGAAGCGGATCTCGTAGGCGCGCGCGGCGTCGGCGCGGCCGAGACCTGCCTTCACGCGCTCCGTGAGGAAACGCGCGGCCGGATCGCAGGCCTTGCAGGGACGTTTTTCGTCGAGGCAGACAGAGAGCGGCACAGCCTGGTCGGGGCAGGGCGCGATCTGCTCGTCGAGCAGACGTTCGACGGTCTCGCGTTCACGCGGCACGAGGTCCGCCATCTCTTTGGGCCGCTGGATCTCGAAGGCGCTGCCGCCGTCCGCGTGCTGGCTCCCGCCGCACGCGCTCGCGAGGAGCGCAGAGACGAGCAGGAGCGGGGAGAGGGTTCGCAGAGTCACGCCGCGCATCTTACGTCCACATTGGGGCTTCGGCTCGCCTCACGGCGGCCTTCGCACCAAACTCCAGCACCGCCGCGGGCGGATCGGCTTCGCCCCCCTCGACGCCGGGACGCGCTCGGGGTATTCACCGGCCGAACGTGCACGACGCCGCACCGCCTCCTCCGATACCCGCCAAGACCAGCGCGCCGATCTCCGTCCGCGACGCCGGCAAGAAGCGGCTGCGGTGCCCGACGTGTCTGGAGCTCGTGGCGCCCGGGGTCGATCTCTGCCCCGAGTGCGACGAGCCCCTCGCCGGCAGCAAGAGTCTCCGCACGGGCGCGGTGACGGTCAAGGCGCCGAGCTGGCTGTCGCTCCACTGGCGTCCGCTCGTCACGGGCCTCGCGATGGCCTCCGTGCTCGCGACAGGCATCGCCCTGCGGAGCCTCGCCCCGGGCCGCTTCCTCCCGCCGAAGGCCGCCTCGCGCTCGCCGAGCGTCGTCACGCCGACCTGCACCTCGCCCTGCTGGCACGGCGAGGCTTGCCAGGTCGGCCAGTGCGTCTGGCAAAAACCAAACGATGTCGGACACCTCGGCGAGCAACCGCTCGTGACGGGGCCCTTCGCCCTGCCGAAGGACGTCTCCGACGCCTTGCCGCTCGACGCGGATCGCTTCGCGCTCGCGCTGCTCGCGGGCATCGAGGTCCACGACGCGCGCACGGGCGCGCTCGTCACGCTGGTCAGCGACGCGCCGCAGATCAAGGGCCTCTACCGCGTCGGCGAGCACGTCTACGCGACCTCGCCGCAGCGGCTCTACGTCGTCGACGCAGCGACGACAGGCCTGCAAAAGACGATCGATCTCGGCGCGATGGTCGGGCAGGTGTCGGTCGGGGCGAACGGCCGACGCGCGCTCGTGTCGCTGCCGTCGGCGCACGCGGTTTCGATCCTGGCGACGGAGTACCACGCGGAGATCGACCGCATCCATTTCGGCGACGATCCCGTGGGGCCGATGGGCGTCGACGACACGGGCACGCGCGCGCTCGGCACGACGGGCCAGGTCCCGCTGCAGGGCCTGCGTGATCCCGCGGGCGGCGCCGTGTACGCGTTTGATCCGAGCCGCCTCGCGTCGCAGCAGGACCGCGTGCGCACGTCGATGCTGGGCAACCCCGTCAGCGTGCTCATGACCCCGGACGGAAGCGCGAGTTATGTCGTCCTCCGCGCCGAAGACGCGCTCGTGCCGCTCGAATGGCTCCCGTCGGGCGCGGTGCGGCGCCGCGAGCGGATCCAGACGTGTGATGAGCCCGAGCAAATCGAGCTCGTGCGTCGTGGCCGCCGCGCGCTCGTGCGTTGCCACGAGGGACGCGCGCTCGAGGTCTTCGACCTCGCGAAGGGCGAGCTCGCGCGGCACATCCCGTTCAACGGACGGGCGACCGACCTCGTGGTCACGCCCGACGGCGAGCAGGCGCTCGTGACGCTCACGGGCGACGGCGCGGGCTCGCTCGCGCTCGTGGATCTCGAGTCCTACGCGGTGAAGCTCCTTCCGCTTTCGGGCGAACCCAAGCGCGTGCGGCTGACGCCGGACGGCCGCATGGCGCTCGTCTTCTCGGATTGGGCCAAGGTCGCGTGGGTGGTGCGATGAGCCAGCAGCGCGTCCCGTGCCCCGCCTGCAAAGCGCCGATCGTCTTCGGGGCGCACAAGTGCCGCGCGTGCAAGGCGTGGCTCGTCCCGGAGGCGCAGCCGCGTGTACCGCGCGTGATCCTCGGCGGCATCGCGCTCGCCGGGACGCTCTTCGCCGTCGTCGTCGGCGGG
Protein-coding sequences here:
- a CDS encoding DotU family type IV/VI secretion system protein, which encodes MERSIGVYGEELLLWICAVRQSPRRPPAEHLLQQANSLMNELKSSKASDELPVVSSDDGQFAIAAIIDEIAMSLPDLRPLWSQYSLQATRWHTTNAGVEFYQRLDRVKEGPKSVLATYYVVLGLGFLGRFGLPGQVQYGATQTRIDVARILGVDPDRDWHAGALRPVREETVRPIDHQNPWWKSLWMGRGIGIFFVVVGLILIIVSAVGGK
- a CDS encoding type VI secretion system protein; translation: MANVIGPFTQEIDALLATIGQKHPGKKPPYQVPIYLVVGDPGTGRSTAIRSQFLSWSGGDGPLPPASSTPFCTYWMAEECVFIEPEGHVMGPRRDPALLQALCEELLRKRPREPLDALLLVLNVAAFADLDEAGVQAYAKNYRDVLVEIGRHLGGDVPTYVILTRFDTVWGFADVFQWTAERKREDPWGFTLHQEVAPQDALPKIREEIDGLAARFEMFCFAKLSGEEHVETRIRAYQHLVEVRELLDRLRILFGVLAMPNAYERVPWFRAMAIGSAVPGVGDRQRAGVARFQSMGLYPASMPQGMRPGGLPIHALVKTVTLPEKDLVPLRVRWRDDLATLILAGSAILVWIAAIIVAGVNR
- a CDS encoding DsbA family protein, with the protein product MTLRTLSPLLLVSALLASACGGSQHADGGSAFEIQRPKEMADLVPRERETVERLLDEQIAPCPDQAVPLSVCLDEKRPCKACDPAARFLTERVKAGLGRADAARAYEIRFGSKVTTVDVAGSPMKGSASAPVTIMVWSDFQCPACRRIVPIVERVAAEHEDDVRLVHKFYPLPRHTHAEVAARAAYAAQRQGRYWEMEHALFENQDKLGDAMIGEIAEGLGLDMGKLRADMPSEAATKTIERDKADADRAGLMGTPFILINGREFDLGLFKPEPDLDAWITMEIELARGR
- a CDS encoding YncE family protein — translated: MHDAAPPPPIPAKTSAPISVRDAGKKRLRCPTCLELVAPGVDLCPECDEPLAGSKSLRTGAVTVKAPSWLSLHWRPLVTGLAMASVLATGIALRSLAPGRFLPPKAASRSPSVVTPTCTSPCWHGEACQVGQCVWQKPNDVGHLGEQPLVTGPFALPKDVSDALPLDADRFALALLAGIEVHDARTGALVTLVSDAPQIKGLYRVGEHVYATSPQRLYVVDAATTGLQKTIDLGAMVGQVSVGANGRRALVSLPSAHAVSILATEYHAEIDRIHFGDDPVGPMGVDDTGTRALGTTGQVPLQGLRDPAGGAVYAFDPSRLASQQDRVRTSMLGNPVSVLMTPDGSASYVVLRAEDALVPLEWLPSGAVRRRERIQTCDEPEQIELVRRGRRALVRCHEGRALEVFDLAKGELARHIPFNGRATDLVVTPDGEQALVTLTGDGAGSLALVDLESYAVKLLPLSGEPKRVRLTPDGRMALVFSDWAKVAWVVR